One Pyxicephalus adspersus chromosome 3, UCB_Pads_2.0, whole genome shotgun sequence genomic window carries:
- the SH3BP2 gene encoding SH3 domain-binding protein 2 isoform X3, producing the protein MASGEPNWPVPMKAIGAQNLLTMPGGVTISGYLHKRGGKQLQIFKWPLRYVIIHKGCVYYFKSSTSASSQGAFSLNGYNRVMRAAEETTSNNVFPFKMVHISKKHRTWYFSAASEEERKKWMLALRKEIDRYHEKKEAITDLSESGSDSDSFYGTVERPVAIKYIHNPADDTWQDEDDDEEDYVKPDCVNDGAPSYPPPPVPRPKPEELQPRHSVSSITMSKPLPALPKKVIPEVNLAHPRKDSALQNKNELDGIPPQIPHFPPAHKPPPPLPPVHNATDKPEKLSPRPRKVPSGLFLSSDKSPPTFQPPTPWRDSSSISSSKNELPKCLTTEEKHSISQNSMVGNNLLKQELCNVLKNVSPPPIPSKPALLAIEELPNKPSHIPPPPPPTKPSYLSRRTEDNNPTHIKNSPKIMVNDNKLLSSSIMKSGQPKPPAVLPRICPQKADSQKTEFSKILRSPPDGQSFVDKSVETPIRPARLKDLEEESDDDYEKVPLPASVFVDTCESSDVERMFKAMDIKESPLNGLFCIRNSAKAGKVIVVWDKQDAKLRNYRIYEKDAKVYLEGEILFTDIASLVEHYYKSPLPGHNTLVLKHAYGCMGNPR; encoded by the exons ATGGCCTCTGGTGAACCCAACTGGCCAGTTCCAATGAAAGCGATTGGGGCCCAGAACTTGCTGACGATGCCTGGTGGAGTCACCATTTCAGGTTACCTGCACAAAAGAGGAGGAAAGCAGCTGCAGATCTTTAAAT GGCCCTTGCGATATGTTATTATACACAAAGGCTGCGTGTACTACTTCAAGTCCAGCACCTCAGCATCCTCACAAGGAGCCTTCTCACTAAATGGCTACAACAG GGTAATGCGGGCAGCAGAAGAGACCACATCTAATAATGTTTTCCCATTCAAGATGGTGCACATAAGCAAAAAACATAGAACATGGTACTTCTCGGCAGCATCTGAAGAAGAACGGAAG AAATGGATGCTAGCCCTGAGGAAGGAGATAGATCGTTATCACGAAAAGAAAGAAGCAATAACAGACCTGAG TGAAAGCGGCTCAGACTCTGACAGCTTCTACGGAACAGTGGAACGTCCTGTTGCAATTAAATACATCCACAATCCAGCAGATG ACACCTGGcaggatgaagatgatgatgaggaggacTATGTTAAGCCAGATTGTGTTAATG ATGGTGCACCAAGCTATCCACCACCACCAGTTCCAAGGCCAAAGCCTGAAGAACTGCAACCGAGGCATTCAGTATCTAGTATTACAATGTCAAAGCCACTTCCTGCGCTACCCAAAAAGGTGATACCTGAGGTAAATCTGGCACATCCAAGGAAGGATTCTGCtcttcaaaacaaaaatgaactagACGGGATTCCACCACAGATTCCTCATTTTCCACCAGCTCAtaaacctcctcctcctcttcctccagtACATAATGCAACTGACAAACCTGAAAAACTGTCACCAAGGCCCAGAAAGGTGCCTTCAGGTTTGTTCCTTTCTAGTGACAAAAGCCCACCAACATTTCAACCTCCGACTCCCTGGAGGGATTCCTCTTCAATTTCTAGCTCCAAAAATGAACTTCCGAAATGTCTAACTACAGAGGAAAAGCACAGTATTTCCCAAAATTCTATGGTGGGAAATAATCTGTTGAAACAAGAACTGTGTAacgtattaaaaaatgtatcgcCTCCACCTATACCATCAAAGCCTGCTTTACTTGCTATTGAAGAACTACCAAACAAACCTAGCCACATTCCGCCTCCTCCACCACCAACAAAACCTTCCTACCTGTCAAGACGCACTGAAGACAACAACCCCACACACATCAAAAACTCACCAAAAATAATGGTTAATGATAACAAACTGCTCTCAAGTTCGATAATGAAAAGTGGACAACCTAAGCCACCTGCTGTCCTTCCTAGGATATGCCCACAAAAGGCAGATTCTCAGAAGACTGAATTCTCAAAAATATT GAGGTCACCACCTGATGGTCAGAGCTTTGTAGATAAATCAGTGGAAACTCCAATCCGACCAGCAAGGTTAAAAGATCTGGAAGAGGAAAGTGACGATGACTATGAAAAG GTACCTTTGCCTGCTTCAGTCTTTGTGGATACATGTGAATCCTCCGATGTTGAGAG gatgttCAAAGCTATGGATATAAAAGAAAGCCCCCTGAATGGACTCTTCTGCATTAGAAACTCTGCAAAGGCCGGAAAG GTTATAGTGGTATGGGATAAACAAGATGCAAAGTTAAGAAACTACAGAATATATGAAAAG GACGCCAAAGTTTACCTTGAGGGAGAAATACTATTTACAGATATTGCATCTTTGGTAGAACACTATTATAAGAGCCCCTTACCTGGCCACAACACCTTAGTTCTAAAACATGCTTATGGGTGTATGGGTAACCCCAGGTGA
- the SH3BP2 gene encoding SH3 domain-binding protein 2 isoform X1, with the protein MATSIRRSKSLAFSIERRAMCRVEIREMASGEPNWPVPMKAIGAQNLLTMPGGVTISGYLHKRGGKQLQIFKWPLRYVIIHKGCVYYFKSSTSASSQGAFSLNGYNRVMRAAEETTSNNVFPFKMVHISKKHRTWYFSAASEEERKKWMLALRKEIDRYHEKKEAITDLSESGSDSDSFYGTVERPVAIKYIHNPADDTWQDEDDDEEDYVKPDCVNDGAPSYPPPPVPRPKPEELQPRHSVSSITMSKPLPALPKKVIPEVNLAHPRKDSALQNKNELDGIPPQIPHFPPAHKPPPPLPPVHNATDKPEKLSPRPRKVPSGLFLSSDKSPPTFQPPTPWRDSSSISSSKNELPKCLTTEEKHSISQNSMVGNNLLKQELCNVLKNVSPPPIPSKPALLAIEELPNKPSHIPPPPPPTKPSYLSRRTEDNNPTHIKNSPKIMVNDNKLLSSSIMKSGQPKPPAVLPRICPQKADSQKTEFSKILRSPPDGQSFVDKSVETPIRPARLKDLEEESDDDYEKVPLPASVFVDTCESSDVERMFKAMDIKESPLNGLFCIRNSAKAGKVIVVWDKQDAKLRNYRIYEKDAKVYLEGEILFTDIASLVEHYYKSPLPGHNTLVLKHAYGCMGNPR; encoded by the exons agaAATGGCCTCTGGTGAACCCAACTGGCCAGTTCCAATGAAAGCGATTGGGGCCCAGAACTTGCTGACGATGCCTGGTGGAGTCACCATTTCAGGTTACCTGCACAAAAGAGGAGGAAAGCAGCTGCAGATCTTTAAAT GGCCCTTGCGATATGTTATTATACACAAAGGCTGCGTGTACTACTTCAAGTCCAGCACCTCAGCATCCTCACAAGGAGCCTTCTCACTAAATGGCTACAACAG GGTAATGCGGGCAGCAGAAGAGACCACATCTAATAATGTTTTCCCATTCAAGATGGTGCACATAAGCAAAAAACATAGAACATGGTACTTCTCGGCAGCATCTGAAGAAGAACGGAAG AAATGGATGCTAGCCCTGAGGAAGGAGATAGATCGTTATCACGAAAAGAAAGAAGCAATAACAGACCTGAG TGAAAGCGGCTCAGACTCTGACAGCTTCTACGGAACAGTGGAACGTCCTGTTGCAATTAAATACATCCACAATCCAGCAGATG ACACCTGGcaggatgaagatgatgatgaggaggacTATGTTAAGCCAGATTGTGTTAATG ATGGTGCACCAAGCTATCCACCACCACCAGTTCCAAGGCCAAAGCCTGAAGAACTGCAACCGAGGCATTCAGTATCTAGTATTACAATGTCAAAGCCACTTCCTGCGCTACCCAAAAAGGTGATACCTGAGGTAAATCTGGCACATCCAAGGAAGGATTCTGCtcttcaaaacaaaaatgaactagACGGGATTCCACCACAGATTCCTCATTTTCCACCAGCTCAtaaacctcctcctcctcttcctccagtACATAATGCAACTGACAAACCTGAAAAACTGTCACCAAGGCCCAGAAAGGTGCCTTCAGGTTTGTTCCTTTCTAGTGACAAAAGCCCACCAACATTTCAACCTCCGACTCCCTGGAGGGATTCCTCTTCAATTTCTAGCTCCAAAAATGAACTTCCGAAATGTCTAACTACAGAGGAAAAGCACAGTATTTCCCAAAATTCTATGGTGGGAAATAATCTGTTGAAACAAGAACTGTGTAacgtattaaaaaatgtatcgcCTCCACCTATACCATCAAAGCCTGCTTTACTTGCTATTGAAGAACTACCAAACAAACCTAGCCACATTCCGCCTCCTCCACCACCAACAAAACCTTCCTACCTGTCAAGACGCACTGAAGACAACAACCCCACACACATCAAAAACTCACCAAAAATAATGGTTAATGATAACAAACTGCTCTCAAGTTCGATAATGAAAAGTGGACAACCTAAGCCACCTGCTGTCCTTCCTAGGATATGCCCACAAAAGGCAGATTCTCAGAAGACTGAATTCTCAAAAATATT GAGGTCACCACCTGATGGTCAGAGCTTTGTAGATAAATCAGTGGAAACTCCAATCCGACCAGCAAGGTTAAAAGATCTGGAAGAGGAAAGTGACGATGACTATGAAAAG GTACCTTTGCCTGCTTCAGTCTTTGTGGATACATGTGAATCCTCCGATGTTGAGAG gatgttCAAAGCTATGGATATAAAAGAAAGCCCCCTGAATGGACTCTTCTGCATTAGAAACTCTGCAAAGGCCGGAAAG GTTATAGTGGTATGGGATAAACAAGATGCAAAGTTAAGAAACTACAGAATATATGAAAAG GACGCCAAAGTTTACCTTGAGGGAGAAATACTATTTACAGATATTGCATCTTTGGTAGAACACTATTATAAGAGCCCCTTACCTGGCCACAACACCTTAGTTCTAAAACATGCTTATGGGTGTATGGGTAACCCCAGGTGA
- the SH3BP2 gene encoding SH3 domain-binding protein 2 isoform X2, with amino-acid sequence MIMPGSANSQSWMEEEKSREQGVGEMASGEPNWPVPMKAIGAQNLLTMPGGVTISGYLHKRGGKQLQIFKWPLRYVIIHKGCVYYFKSSTSASSQGAFSLNGYNRVMRAAEETTSNNVFPFKMVHISKKHRTWYFSAASEEERKKWMLALRKEIDRYHEKKEAITDLSESGSDSDSFYGTVERPVAIKYIHNPADDTWQDEDDDEEDYVKPDCVNDGAPSYPPPPVPRPKPEELQPRHSVSSITMSKPLPALPKKVIPEVNLAHPRKDSALQNKNELDGIPPQIPHFPPAHKPPPPLPPVHNATDKPEKLSPRPRKVPSGLFLSSDKSPPTFQPPTPWRDSSSISSSKNELPKCLTTEEKHSISQNSMVGNNLLKQELCNVLKNVSPPPIPSKPALLAIEELPNKPSHIPPPPPPTKPSYLSRRTEDNNPTHIKNSPKIMVNDNKLLSSSIMKSGQPKPPAVLPRICPQKADSQKTEFSKILRSPPDGQSFVDKSVETPIRPARLKDLEEESDDDYEKVPLPASVFVDTCESSDVERMFKAMDIKESPLNGLFCIRNSAKAGKVIVVWDKQDAKLRNYRIYEKDAKVYLEGEILFTDIASLVEHYYKSPLPGHNTLVLKHAYGCMGNPR; translated from the exons agaAATGGCCTCTGGTGAACCCAACTGGCCAGTTCCAATGAAAGCGATTGGGGCCCAGAACTTGCTGACGATGCCTGGTGGAGTCACCATTTCAGGTTACCTGCACAAAAGAGGAGGAAAGCAGCTGCAGATCTTTAAAT GGCCCTTGCGATATGTTATTATACACAAAGGCTGCGTGTACTACTTCAAGTCCAGCACCTCAGCATCCTCACAAGGAGCCTTCTCACTAAATGGCTACAACAG GGTAATGCGGGCAGCAGAAGAGACCACATCTAATAATGTTTTCCCATTCAAGATGGTGCACATAAGCAAAAAACATAGAACATGGTACTTCTCGGCAGCATCTGAAGAAGAACGGAAG AAATGGATGCTAGCCCTGAGGAAGGAGATAGATCGTTATCACGAAAAGAAAGAAGCAATAACAGACCTGAG TGAAAGCGGCTCAGACTCTGACAGCTTCTACGGAACAGTGGAACGTCCTGTTGCAATTAAATACATCCACAATCCAGCAGATG ACACCTGGcaggatgaagatgatgatgaggaggacTATGTTAAGCCAGATTGTGTTAATG ATGGTGCACCAAGCTATCCACCACCACCAGTTCCAAGGCCAAAGCCTGAAGAACTGCAACCGAGGCATTCAGTATCTAGTATTACAATGTCAAAGCCACTTCCTGCGCTACCCAAAAAGGTGATACCTGAGGTAAATCTGGCACATCCAAGGAAGGATTCTGCtcttcaaaacaaaaatgaactagACGGGATTCCACCACAGATTCCTCATTTTCCACCAGCTCAtaaacctcctcctcctcttcctccagtACATAATGCAACTGACAAACCTGAAAAACTGTCACCAAGGCCCAGAAAGGTGCCTTCAGGTTTGTTCCTTTCTAGTGACAAAAGCCCACCAACATTTCAACCTCCGACTCCCTGGAGGGATTCCTCTTCAATTTCTAGCTCCAAAAATGAACTTCCGAAATGTCTAACTACAGAGGAAAAGCACAGTATTTCCCAAAATTCTATGGTGGGAAATAATCTGTTGAAACAAGAACTGTGTAacgtattaaaaaatgtatcgcCTCCACCTATACCATCAAAGCCTGCTTTACTTGCTATTGAAGAACTACCAAACAAACCTAGCCACATTCCGCCTCCTCCACCACCAACAAAACCTTCCTACCTGTCAAGACGCACTGAAGACAACAACCCCACACACATCAAAAACTCACCAAAAATAATGGTTAATGATAACAAACTGCTCTCAAGTTCGATAATGAAAAGTGGACAACCTAAGCCACCTGCTGTCCTTCCTAGGATATGCCCACAAAAGGCAGATTCTCAGAAGACTGAATTCTCAAAAATATT GAGGTCACCACCTGATGGTCAGAGCTTTGTAGATAAATCAGTGGAAACTCCAATCCGACCAGCAAGGTTAAAAGATCTGGAAGAGGAAAGTGACGATGACTATGAAAAG GTACCTTTGCCTGCTTCAGTCTTTGTGGATACATGTGAATCCTCCGATGTTGAGAG gatgttCAAAGCTATGGATATAAAAGAAAGCCCCCTGAATGGACTCTTCTGCATTAGAAACTCTGCAAAGGCCGGAAAG GTTATAGTGGTATGGGATAAACAAGATGCAAAGTTAAGAAACTACAGAATATATGAAAAG GACGCCAAAGTTTACCTTGAGGGAGAAATACTATTTACAGATATTGCATCTTTGGTAGAACACTATTATAAGAGCCCCTTACCTGGCCACAACACCTTAGTTCTAAAACATGCTTATGGGTGTATGGGTAACCCCAGGTGA